The following proteins are co-located in the Solanum pennellii chromosome 1, SPENNV200 genome:
- the LOC107007745 gene encoding CBL-interacting serine/threonine-protein kinase 3-like, which translates to MNRTKIKRRVGKYEVGRTIGEGTFAKVKFAKNSETGESVAIKILDKDKVLKHKMAEQIKREIATMKLIRHPHVVQLYEVMGSKTKIFIVLEFVTGGELFDKIVNHGRMREEEARKYFQQLIHTVDYCHSRGVYHRDLKPENLLLDASGDLKVSDFGLSALSQQVRADGLLHTTCGTPNYVAPEVLNDRGYDGATADLWSCGVILFVLLAGYLPFDDSNLMNLYNKISAAEFTCPPWISFGAIKLITRILDPNPTTRITVPEILEDEWFKKDYRPPVFDEIEDANLDDVEAVFRDSEEYHVTEKREEKPTSMNAFELISMSQGLNLGNLFDEQGFKRETRFTSKCPANEIISKIEEAAKPLGFDVHKKNYKMRLQNLKAGRKGNLNVSTEVFQVAPSLHMVEVRKSKGDTLEFHKFYKNLSTCLDNVVWKTEQDMEEKK; encoded by the exons ATGAATCGGACCAAAATCAAGCGTAGAGTTGGTAAATATGAAGTTGGAAGGACAATTGGTGAGGGTACGTTTGCGAAAGTCAAGTTTGCAAAGAATTCAGAGACGGGAGAAAGTGTGGCGATCAAGATTCTCGATAAAGATAAGGTCCTTAAGCACAAAATGGCTGAACAG ATAAAGCGGGAAATAGCTACAATGAAGTTGATCAGACATCCTCATGTTGTACAGTTATACGAG GTTATGGGAAGCAAGACGAAGATATTTATTGTTTTGGAGTTCGTTACAGGTGGAGAGTTATTCGATAAAATT GTAAATCATGGACGAATGCGTGAAGAAGAGGCAAGGAAGTATTTTCAGCAACTTATTCATACGGTTGATTATTGCCATAGTAGAGGAGTCTATCACCGAGATCTAAAG CCTGAAAATTTACTGTTGGATGCTTCGGGTGACCTTAAGGTTTCTGATTTTGGATTGAGTGCTCTATCCCAGCAAGTCAGG GCTGATGGCTTACTGCATACCACTTGCGGAACTCCGAACTATGTTGCACCTGAG GTACTGAATGATCGAGGATACGATGGGGCAACAGCAGACCTCTGGTCGTGCGGAGTCATACTCTTTGTACTGCTTGCAGGTTACTTGCCTTTTGATGACTCCAATCTTATGAACCTCTATAACAAA ATCTCTGCTGCTGAATTTACGTGCCCACCTTGGATCTCTTTTGGCGCTATCAAGTTGATTACTCGCATCTTGGATCCGAATCCTACGACA CGTATTACCGTGCCTGAAATTTTGGAGGATGAATGGTTTAAGAAAGATTATAGACCACCTGTTTTCGATGAAATAGAAGATGCAAACCTGGATGACGTTGAAGCAGTCTTCAGGGACTCTGAA GAATATCACGTAacggagaaaagagaagagaagccaacttccatgaatGCTTTCGAGTTGATTTCTATGTCACAAGGGCTTAACCTTGGCAATCTCTTCGACGAACAG GGATTCAAGAGAGAGACAAGGTTCACGTCTAAATGTCCGGCTAATGAGATAATCAGTAAGATTGAAGAAGCTGCTAAGCCTCTCGGTTTTGACGTTCACAAAAAGAACTACAAG ATGAGGCTTCAAAATCTGAAAGCCGGTAGAAAAGGGAACCTTAACGTTTCCACTGAG GTGTTTCAAGTTGCTCCTTCTCTTCATATGGTCGAGGTGCGGAAGTCAAAAGGAGACACCTTGGAATTCCACAAG TTTTACAAGAATCTTTCAACCTGCCTAGATAATGTTGTATGGAAAACTGAACAGGacatggaagaaaaaaaatga
- the LOC107016592 gene encoding probable serine/threonine-protein kinase PBL2 has translation MVVAVKKLKPGRFQGHREWLAEVNYLGLLYHENLVNLIGYCAELDNRLLVYEVMSKGSLENHLFKKGAKVIPWATRMRIAVDVARALSFLHGLDASVVYRDLKASNILLDSDFSAKLSAFGLARDGPRGDRTRFSTRVCCTRGYAAPEYLASGNLTPQIDVYSFGVVLLELLSGKRSTSAENAGGADEKLVEWAKPFLCDSRRVLRIMDIRLGGKYSKKGAQTAASLVLRCVDVDPRLRPTMDEVLATLELVKAPKVVMSVHNRLNKADDKLVSREDKGARSISRRRNQDFHRGESKYKEESQGKYL, from the exons ATGGTTGTAGCTGTCAAGAAACTCAAGCCCGGACGCTTCCAAGGGCATAGAGAATGGCTT GCAGAGGTTAACTACTTAGGGCTGCTTTACCATGAAAATTTAGTGAACTTAATTGGATATTGCGCGGAGCTTGATAACAGACTTCTTGTATATGAAGTCATGTCAAAAGGAAGTTTGGAAAATCACTTATTCAAAA AGGGAGCTAAGGTTATACCTTGGGCTACACGAATGCGTATTGCAGTAGATGTTGCACGAGCCTTGTCCTTCTTACACGGTCTTGATGCAAGTGTTGTTTACCGCGATCTCAAGGCTTCAAACATACTACTTGATTCA GATTTCAGTGCCAAGCTATCGGCTTTTGGTCTTGCAAGAGATGGTCCTCGTGGAGACAGAACTCGTTTCTCGACTAGAGTTTGTTGTACTAGGGGTTATGCTGCACCAGAATATCTTGCATCAG GTAACTTGACACCACAGATTGATGTTTATAGTTTTGGAGTTGTTCTACTAGAGTTGCTATCGGGAAAACGATCAACGAGTGCTGAAAATGCAGGAGGTGCTGATGAGAAATTGGTGGAATGGGCAAAACCATTCTTATGTGATAGTAGGAGAGTGTTGAGAATAATGGACATAAGGTTGGGAGGAAAGTACTCAAAGAAAGGTGCACAAACTGCAGCTTCCCTTGTCCTGAGGTGTGTCGACGTCGATCCGAGGCTTAGGCCAACAATGGATGAGGTTCTAGCTACACTAGAACTTGTAAAAGCACCAAAAGTTGTCATGTCTGTTCACAACAGATTAAACAAAGCAGATGACAAGTTAGTCTCAAGAGAAGACAAAGGTGCACGGTCGATCTCCCGGAGGCGGAACCAGGATTTTCATCGAGGAGAGTCGAAATATAAAGAAGAGTCCCAAGGCAAGTACCTTTAG
- the LOC107030166 gene encoding probable serine/threonine-protein kinase PBL18, with protein sequence MVVAVKKLKPESFQGHREWLAEVNYLGLLQHENLVRLIGYCAEFDNRLLVYEVMSKGSLENHLFKKGVQIIPWATRMCIAVDVARGLSFLHGLEANVIYRDLKASNILLDSDFNAKLSDFGLARDGPSGDRTHVSTRIVGTTGYAAPEYLASGHLTPKNDVYSFGVVLLELLSGKRATGDENAGGADEKLVEWAKPFLSDSRRVLRIMDTRLGGQYSKKGAQTAASLVLRCLDVDPRLRPTMDEVLATLELVQAPKDVMKSSQQIKQSK encoded by the exons ATGGTTGTAGCTGTCAAGAAACTTAAGCCCGAAAGCTTCCAAGGGCATAGAGAATGGCTT GCAGAGGTTAACTACTTAGGGCTGCTTCAACATGAAAATCTAGTAAGGTTAATTGGATATTGCGCGGAGTTTGATAACAGACTTCTTGTTTATGAAGTCATGTCAAAAGGAAGTTTGGAAAATCATTTATTCAAAA AGGGAGTTCAGATTATACCTTGGGCTACACGAATGTGTATTGCAGTAGATGTTGCACGAGGCTTGTCCTTCTTACACGGTCTTGAAGCAAATGTCATTTACCGCGATCTCAAGGCTTCAAACATACTACTTGATTCA GATTTCAATGCCAAGCTATCGGATTTTGGTCTGGCAAGAGACGGTCCTAGTGGAGACAGAACTCACGTCTCGACTAGAATTGTTGGTACTACCGGTTATGCTGCACCAGAATATCTTGCATCAG GTCACTTGACACCAAAGAATGATGTTTACAGTTTTGGAGTTGTTCTACTAGAGTTGCTATCCGGAAAACGAGCAACGGGTGATGAAAATGCAGGAGGTGCTGATGAGAAATTGGTGGAATGGGCAAAACCATTCCTTAGTGATAGTAGGAGAGTGTTGAGAATAATGGACACAAGGTTGGGAGGACAATACTCAAAGAAAGGTGCACAAACTGCAGCTTCCCTTGTCCTGAGGTGCCTCGACGTCGATCCGAGACTTAGGCCAACAATGGATGAGGTTCTAGCTACACTAGAACTTGTACAAGCACCAAAAGATGTCATGAAGAGTTCACAACAGATTAAACAAAGCAAATGA
- the LOC107009453 gene encoding ethylene-responsive transcription factor CRF2-like isoform X2: MASKDEHKENEAVEEPSDIPRVEKSINPVGESSVVLPRVVRIYMPDSDATDSSSDEEEKLQGEKSKRHERTCIKEIIIENGKTRVISKKTSKEKKDIKMFQENAKKYKGVRQRRWGKWAAEIRDTKNKTRLWLGSFDTAEEAALAYDKAATEIRAMTPKEELQVKEGVKEPSVIAVVEKSSNQVGEISQVFPRLVRIHAPDHDTTDSSSDEEEKDEEEKSEGHERTCVKEIIIENGNTKGISKKKSKEKKALNLMQEDVNKYRGVRRRKWGKWAAEIRDTRKKTRLWLGTFDTALEAALAYDKAAIEIRGANALTNILKPPPKKNNPIKINFIVPPLKRQKADP, from the exons ATGGCCTCCAAGGATGAACATAAGGAAAATGAGGCAGTCGAGGAACCCTCAGATATTCCCAGAGTTGAGAAATCCATCAACCCAGTGGGTGAAAGTTCTGTTGTCTTGCCGCGTGTTGTGCGTATTTACATGCCGGACAGTGACGCCACAGACTCATCTAGTGACGAGGAGGAAAAGCTTCAAGGAGAGAAGTCCAAGAGACATGAAAGGACGTGTATAAAGGAAATCATCATTGAGAATGGAAAGACCAGGGTCATTTCAAAGAAGACGTCCAAAGAGAAGAAAGATATAAAGATGTTCCAAGAAAATGCGAAGAAGTACAAAGGAGTTAGACAACGGAGATGGGGCAAATGGGCAGCAGAGATCCGAGACACAAAAAACAAAACTCGACTTTGGCTGGGCAGTTTTGACACTGCTGAAGAAGCTGCTTTGGCTTATGATAAGGCAGCCACTGAAATAAGAG CAATGACCCCCAAGGAAGAGCTTCAGGTAAAAGAGGGAGTCAAAGAACCCTCAGTAATTGCCGTAGTTGAAAAATCCAGCAATCAAGTGGGCGAAATTTCCCAAGTCTTTCCACGTCTTGTACGTATTCATGCGCCGGACCATGACACAACAGACTCGTCTAGTGACGAGGAGGAGAAGGATGAAGAAGAGAAGTCCGAGGGACATGAAAGGACGTGCGTAAAGGAAATCATCATCGAGAATGGAAACACCAAGGGCATTTCAAAGAAGAAGTCCAAAGAGAAGAAAGCTTTGAATCTGATGCAAGAAGATGTGAATAAGTACAGGGGAGTTAGACGACGAAAATGGGGCAAGTGGGCAGCAGAGATTCGAGATACAAGAAAGAAAACTCGGCTTTGGTTGGGAACTTTTGATACTGCTTTAGAAGCTGCTTTGGCTTATGACAAGGCAGCCATCGAAATAAGAGGTGCTAATGCTTTAACTAACATCCTGAAGCCACCACCGAAGAAAAACAACCCCATCAAGATCAACTTCATCGTGCCACCACTAAAAAGACAGAAGGCGGATCCATAG
- the LOC107009453 gene encoding ethylene-responsive transcription factor CRF2-like isoform X1, with translation MSGLMDFLFFFLILFREAMASKDEHKENEAVEEPSDIPRVEKSINPVGESSVVLPRVVRIYMPDSDATDSSSDEEEKLQGEKSKRHERTCIKEIIIENGKTRVISKKTSKEKKDIKMFQENAKKYKGVRQRRWGKWAAEIRDTKNKTRLWLGSFDTAEEAALAYDKAATEIRAMTPKEELQVKEGVKEPSVIAVVEKSSNQVGEISQVFPRLVRIHAPDHDTTDSSSDEEEKDEEEKSEGHERTCVKEIIIENGNTKGISKKKSKEKKALNLMQEDVNKYRGVRRRKWGKWAAEIRDTRKKTRLWLGTFDTALEAALAYDKAAIEIRGANALTNILKPPPKKNNPIKINFIVPPLKRQKADP, from the exons ATGTCTGGTCTAATGgacttcttgtttttttttttgattctcTTTCGTGAAGCTATGGCCTCCAAGGATGAACATAAGGAAAATGAGGCAGTCGAGGAACCCTCAGATATTCCCAGAGTTGAGAAATCCATCAACCCAGTGGGTGAAAGTTCTGTTGTCTTGCCGCGTGTTGTGCGTATTTACATGCCGGACAGTGACGCCACAGACTCATCTAGTGACGAGGAGGAAAAGCTTCAAGGAGAGAAGTCCAAGAGACATGAAAGGACGTGTATAAAGGAAATCATCATTGAGAATGGAAAGACCAGGGTCATTTCAAAGAAGACGTCCAAAGAGAAGAAAGATATAAAGATGTTCCAAGAAAATGCGAAGAAGTACAAAGGAGTTAGACAACGGAGATGGGGCAAATGGGCAGCAGAGATCCGAGACACAAAAAACAAAACTCGACTTTGGCTGGGCAGTTTTGACACTGCTGAAGAAGCTGCTTTGGCTTATGATAAGGCAGCCACTGAAATAAGAG CAATGACCCCCAAGGAAGAGCTTCAGGTAAAAGAGGGAGTCAAAGAACCCTCAGTAATTGCCGTAGTTGAAAAATCCAGCAATCAAGTGGGCGAAATTTCCCAAGTCTTTCCACGTCTTGTACGTATTCATGCGCCGGACCATGACACAACAGACTCGTCTAGTGACGAGGAGGAGAAGGATGAAGAAGAGAAGTCCGAGGGACATGAAAGGACGTGCGTAAAGGAAATCATCATCGAGAATGGAAACACCAAGGGCATTTCAAAGAAGAAGTCCAAAGAGAAGAAAGCTTTGAATCTGATGCAAGAAGATGTGAATAAGTACAGGGGAGTTAGACGACGAAAATGGGGCAAGTGGGCAGCAGAGATTCGAGATACAAGAAAGAAAACTCGGCTTTGGTTGGGAACTTTTGATACTGCTTTAGAAGCTGCTTTGGCTTATGACAAGGCAGCCATCGAAATAAGAGGTGCTAATGCTTTAACTAACATCCTGAAGCCACCACCGAAGAAAAACAACCCCATCAAGATCAACTTCATCGTGCCACCACTAAAAAGACAGAAGGCGGATCCATAG